Proteins encoded within one genomic window of Bacteroidia bacterium:
- the queG gene encoding tRNA epoxyqueuosine(34) reductase QueG produces the protein MKIEQISRAIKEYAYQIGFQYCGISQAVFLEEEAPRLEKWLKTQKHGQMAYMEKYFDLRLNPKLLVEGAESVISVLLNYYPQNPQHKDNNAKIAKYAWGEDYHFVIKDKLRLLFEYIKTLLPDVQGRAFVDSAPVMDKVWAQRSGLGWIGKHSNLIVPKAGSFFLIGELIITEKLQYDLPTQNLCGTCTRCIEACPTQAIVEPYVVDAKKCISYLTIELKEEIPDEFKDKMNGWIFGCDICQDVCPWNIKFSTPCNEPRFMPLPQISEYELKDWLLLDEKTFKKIFKKSPILRPKYKGFVRNVRFSIGEKQ, from the coding sequence ATGAAGATTGAACAAATTTCTAGGGCTATTAAAGAGTACGCCTATCAAATAGGATTTCAATATTGTGGCATAAGCCAAGCTGTATTTTTAGAGGAAGAAGCGCCGAGATTAGAGAAGTGGCTCAAAACACAAAAACATGGTCAAATGGCTTATATGGAAAAATACTTTGATTTACGGCTCAACCCTAAATTGCTAGTAGAAGGCGCAGAGAGCGTAATAAGTGTGCTTTTGAACTATTATCCCCAAAATCCGCAACATAAAGATAATAATGCCAAAATTGCTAAGTATGCTTGGGGTGAAGACTATCATTTTGTCATAAAAGATAAGCTTCGTTTGCTTTTTGAGTACATAAAAACTCTGCTACCTGATGTACAAGGGCGTGCTTTTGTAGATTCTGCTCCGGTAATGGACAAAGTTTGGGCACAGCGAAGTGGCTTGGGATGGATAGGCAAACATTCTAACTTAATTGTACCTAAGGCAGGTTCATTTTTCTTAATTGGGGAACTGATTATCACAGAAAAATTGCAATACGATTTACCTACACAAAACCTCTGTGGAACATGCACTCGATGTATAGAAGCATGTCCTACACAAGCAATTGTTGAACCTTATGTCGTAGATGCTAAAAAGTGTATTTCTTATTTAACTATTGAACTCAAAGAAGAAATTCCTGATGAATTTAAGGATAAAATGAACGGCTGGATATTTGGCTGTGATATTTGTCAAGATGTTTGTCCGTGGAATATTAAATTTAGCACTCCTTGTAACGAACCTCGCTTTATGCCTTTACCACAAATCTCTGAATATGAGCTTAAAGATTGGTTACTGCTTGATGAAAAAACATTTAAGAAAATTTTCAAAAAATCTCCCATTCTTCGCCCAAAGTATAAAGGATTTGTCAGAAATGTACGTTTTTCAATAGGTGAAAAACAATAA
- the floA gene encoding flotillin-like protein FloA (flotillin-like protein involved in membrane lipid rafts), translating to MSLSPIAIIIAIIIGLIVFTYFVPVGLWITAIFSGVRIGIGRLIGMRLRKVPPASIIKPLITAQKAGIDVEISQLEAHYMAGGNVQTVVNALISAEKAHIKLDFDQATAIDLAGRNVFEAVQVSVNPKVITVPPVAAIAKNGIQVIVKCKVTVRANINRLVGGAGEETIIARVGEGIVTTIGSAESHEQVLENPDTISKTVLAKSLDAGTAFEILSIDIADIDVGENIGAKLQAERAEADLKIARAKAEERRAMAIAKEHEMIAMAQEMRAKVIEAEAQIPIAMAEALRKGNIGVMDYYRIKNIQADTDMRLAISEGNKNE from the coding sequence ATGAGTCTCTCCCCAATTGCAATAATTATTGCTATTATTATCGGTCTAATAGTTTTTACCTATTTTGTTCCTGTTGGATTATGGATTACTGCTATCTTTTCAGGAGTACGAATAGGTATAGGTCGTTTAATAGGGATGCGGCTGAGAAAAGTACCCCCTGCGAGTATCATTAAACCTTTAATTACTGCCCAAAAGGCAGGCATTGATGTAGAAATATCTCAACTAGAAGCCCACTACATGGCAGGTGGAAATGTACAGACCGTAGTAAATGCTTTAATTTCTGCCGAAAAAGCCCACATCAAACTGGACTTTGACCAAGCTACTGCGATTGACTTAGCGGGCAGAAACGTGTTTGAAGCAGTACAAGTTTCCGTAAATCCAAAAGTAATTACCGTTCCTCCCGTAGCTGCAATTGCTAAAAATGGTATTCAAGTAATTGTCAAATGCAAAGTAACCGTAAGGGCAAATATCAATCGTTTAGTTGGTGGCGCAGGTGAAGAAACTATTATCGCTCGCGTAGGTGAAGGAATTGTTACTACGATTGGTTCAGCGGAGTCTCATGAACAAGTGCTTGAAAATCCTGATACTATATCTAAAACTGTATTAGCTAAGAGCTTAGACGCAGGAACAGCCTTCGAAATTCTCTCAATTGACATTGCGGATATTGATGTAGGTGAGAATATTGGGGCAAAGCTACAAGCCGAGCGTGCAGAAGCTGACCTTAAAATTGCCCGAGCTAAAGCCGAAGAGCGTAGAGCAATGGCTATCGCCAAAGAACATGAAATGATTGCTATGGCTCAAGAAATGCGAGCTAAAGTAATTGAAGCCGAAGCTCAAATTCCTATCGCTATGGCAGAAGCCCTACGCAAAGGTAATATCGGCGTAATGGACTATTACAGAATAAAAAATATTCAAGCTGACACAGATATGCGCTTAGCCATTTCAGAAGGAAATAAAAACGAATAA